In Sphingomonas phyllosphaerae, one DNA window encodes the following:
- a CDS encoding copper resistance protein B — protein MSVVLIIALAAAQMQGMDHAGHRPGMTMPMPMPKPAATPKPKPRTVKRPARHRAAAAMPMPEVAACSPEHAAMGHCEAPAAIPATGPSEPCPPEHAAMGHCTAAPGDAAASGTALPAGDAPAPAAPAPTYADRVWGAGAMAPARARLRHEHGGMTFTQVMLNIAELQPRAGRDGYRWDGEAWFGGDVDRLVVKSEGDGRFGARVGGEVQALYSRAIGPYFNVQGGIRQEIGVDRRYAVAGVEGLAPYWFDVEATAFLSDRGDVLARVEGTYDQRITQRLILQPRAELNLSAQDVARDRIGAGLVDAELGLRLRYELRREFAPYVGVSWERAFGATRRLRGGSGGAVVALGVRAWF, from the coding sequence ATGAGCGTGGTACTGATAATCGCGCTCGCCGCGGCGCAGATGCAGGGGATGGATCATGCCGGGCACAGGCCGGGCATGACGATGCCGATGCCGATGCCCAAGCCGGCGGCGACGCCGAAGCCGAAGCCGCGTACCGTGAAGCGCCCGGCGCGGCACAGGGCGGCGGCGGCGATGCCGATGCCAGAGGTCGCGGCCTGCTCACCCGAACATGCGGCGATGGGGCATTGCGAGGCTCCTGCGGCTATCCCGGCGACCGGCCCGTCCGAACCGTGTCCCCCCGAACATGCCGCGATGGGCCATTGCACCGCCGCGCCGGGCGATGCGGCGGCGAGCGGCACGGCGCTTCCCGCCGGCGACGCCCCCGCCCCGGCCGCGCCGGCCCCAACCTATGCCGACCGCGTCTGGGGTGCGGGCGCGATGGCCCCGGCGCGGGCGCGATTGCGCCACGAACATGGCGGGATGACCTTCACGCAGGTGATGCTCAACATCGCCGAGCTGCAACCGCGCGCCGGGCGCGATGGCTATCGTTGGGACGGCGAGGCGTGGTTCGGCGGTGACGTCGACCGGCTAGTGGTCAAGAGCGAGGGTGATGGCCGCTTCGGCGCTCGCGTGGGCGGCGAGGTGCAGGCGCTCTACAGCCGTGCGATCGGTCCCTATTTCAACGTGCAGGGCGGCATCCGGCAGGAAATCGGCGTCGATCGCCGCTATGCCGTCGCGGGCGTCGAGGGGCTTGCGCCTTATTGGTTCGATGTCGAGGCAACCGCCTTCCTCTCCGACCGCGGCGACGTGCTGGCGCGCGTCGAGGGCACGTACGACCAGCGGATCACTCAGCGGCTGATCCTGCAACCGCGCGCCGAGCTGAACCTCTCGGCGCAGGATGTTGCGCGCGACCGGATCGGTGCGGGGCTGGTCGATGCCGAGCTGGGGCTGCGGCTGCGTTACGAGCTGCGCCGTGAGTTCGCGCCCTATGTCGGCGTCTCATGGGAACGCGCGTTCGGCGCGACGCGGCGGCTGCGTGGTGGTAGTGGCGGCGCGGTGGTGGCGCTGGGCGTGCGGGCGTGGTTCTGA
- the lldD gene encoding FMN-dependent L-lactate dehydrogenase LldD, producing the protein MAKAASALDYRELARRRLPRFLFEYIDGGSYAEATLRRNVDDLAEIALRQRVLTDVSTLDLSTELFGRRQALPVALAPIGLAGMNARRGEVQAARAANKAGVPFCLSTVSACPIGEVSAQSDAPFWFQLYMIRDRAFMKDLLAQARAAGCSALIFTVDMPVPGSRYRDYRSGLAGAPGLAGAMRRTWQSILRPHWAWDVGVRGRPHQLGNVAPVLGRNTGLEDFFAWMRNNFDPTVSWRDLEFIRESWDGPLVIKGILDREDALAAAQLGADGIVVSNHGGRQLDGVPSTARALPAIAAAVRDRVTVLADGGVRSGLDVVRMLALGAHGVLLGRAWVYALAARGEAGVSHMLQLVEAEMRVAMALTSCTSIDKITGDALVR; encoded by the coding sequence ATGGCGAAGGCGGCATCGGCACTCGACTATCGCGAGCTGGCGCGACGGCGGCTGCCGCGGTTCCTGTTCGAATATATCGACGGCGGCAGCTATGCCGAGGCGACGCTACGCCGCAACGTCGACGATCTCGCCGAGATTGCGCTGCGACAGCGCGTGCTGACCGACGTCTCGACGCTCGACCTTTCCACGGAATTGTTCGGGCGGCGGCAGGCGTTGCCGGTCGCACTCGCCCCGATCGGGCTGGCGGGGATGAACGCGCGACGCGGGGAGGTGCAGGCGGCGCGCGCGGCGAACAAGGCCGGGGTGCCGTTCTGCCTGTCGACCGTCTCGGCCTGCCCGATCGGCGAGGTCTCGGCGCAGAGCGACGCGCCCTTCTGGTTCCAGCTCTACATGATCCGCGACCGCGCCTTCATGAAGGACCTGCTCGCGCAGGCGCGCGCCGCGGGGTGCAGCGCGTTGATCTTCACCGTCGACATGCCGGTGCCGGGCTCGCGCTATCGCGACTATCGCAGCGGGCTGGCGGGCGCGCCGGGGCTGGCGGGGGCGATGCGGCGGACATGGCAGTCGATCCTGCGCCCGCACTGGGCTTGGGACGTCGGGGTGCGCGGGCGGCCGCACCAGTTGGGCAACGTCGCGCCGGTGCTGGGGCGCAACACCGGGTTGGAGGATTTCTTCGCCTGGATGCGCAACAATTTCGACCCGACGGTTTCGTGGCGCGACCTCGAGTTCATTCGGGAAAGCTGGGACGGCCCGCTGGTCATCAAGGGCATCCTCGACCGCGAGGATGCGCTGGCCGCCGCCCAGCTAGGCGCGGACGGGATCGTGGTGTCCAACCACGGCGGGCGACAGCTCGACGGCGTGCCGTCGACCGCGCGCGCTTTGCCCGCGATCGCCGCGGCGGTGCGCGACCGGGTGACGGTGCTGGCGGACGGCGGGGTGCGCTCGGGACTCGACGTGGTGCGGATGCTGGCGCTGGGCGCACACGGCGTGTTGCTCGGGCGCGCGTGGGTCTATGCGCTGGCGGCGCGCGGCGAGGCGGGGGTGAGCCACATGCTGCAACTCGTCGAGGCCGAGATGCGCGTCGCGATGGCGCTGACCAGCTGCACCAGCATCGATAAGATCACGGGCGACGCGCTGGTGCGATAA
- a CDS encoding 2'-5' RNA ligase family protein, with amino-acid sequence MTAAFEPAPIIVTALFGREDQAFFDAERSAYFPPERNQLAAHLTMFHHLPPSLAPELKQRLVAETRGVPAPNARIADVISLGRGVAYRIDCEALAAIRARLAAAFAGLLTPQDAGGWRAHVTVQNKVEPAVATALLADLRAPFRPRPVAIAGLAAYWYRGGPWELLSKHSFAA; translated from the coding sequence TTGACCGCCGCGTTCGAGCCTGCGCCGATCATCGTCACCGCGCTGTTCGGGCGGGAGGATCAGGCGTTCTTCGATGCAGAGCGCAGCGCTTATTTCCCCCCCGAGCGCAACCAGCTCGCCGCGCATCTGACGATGTTCCACCATCTCCCGCCGTCCCTCGCGCCGGAGCTGAAGCAGCGGCTGGTCGCGGAGACGCGCGGCGTACCGGCACCAAACGCGCGGATTGCGGACGTGATCTCGCTCGGCCGCGGGGTCGCCTACCGCATCGACTGCGAAGCGCTCGCCGCGATCCGTGCGCGTCTCGCCGCGGCCTTCGCCGGGCTGCTGACCCCGCAGGATGCCGGCGGCTGGCGCGCGCATGTAACCGTGCAGAACAAGGTCGAGCCGGCGGTGGCGACGGCGCTGCTGGCGGACCTTCGCGCGCCGTTCCGGCCGCGCCCGGTTGCGATCGCCGGGCTGGCGGCCTATTGGTATCGGGGCGGGCCGTGGGAATTGTTGTCGAAGCATTCTTTCGCGGCTTGA
- a CDS encoding potassium transporter Kup — MSVSTVDPAIRAQAAAGHHQHSGSLAKLALGAIGVVYGDIGTSPLYAMKEVFVGHHPLAVDPLHVFGVISLVFWSLMLIVTLKYVLIVLRADNNGEGGSLALLALIQRRSGAGKKWGSSLVILGVLATALFFGDCMITPAISVLSAVEGLATVEQGFDSFVLPIAVTILIALFYMQSIGTEKVGRLFGPIMAVYFVVLAVMGISHIIQRPDILFALNPIYAVRFAMNDGGLAFLALGSVVLAVTGAEALYADMGHFGRRPIELAWLAFVLPALMVNYLGQGALLLQNPAAAENPFFLMAPENWRLPLVILATMATVIASQAVITGAYSVVQQAVQLGLMPRIRITHTSASEAGQIYIPAANWALMVMVLLLVFGFGESSNLAAAYGIAVTGTMFISTCMIGVLIRRVWHWPLWATALFEIVFLSIDGLYFASNLTKVPDGGWFPLLVAVIVFVLLTTWSQGRKLMIERMREAAMPIRIFIDSAATSATRVSGTAVFMTSTPEGVPHALLHNLKHNRVLHERVILLTVRVTDMPYFPEEDRFLHEDLGQGFHRVILRYGFMEEPDVPAHLKTFDGCGAAFRMMDTSFFLSRQTLLASERPGMAIWREKLFSWMLRNAESAMEFFRLPTNRVVELGSQIEI, encoded by the coding sequence ATGAGCGTCAGCACCGTCGACCCTGCCATCCGCGCACAGGCGGCGGCCGGGCATCATCAGCACAGCGGCAGCCTCGCCAAGCTCGCGCTCGGCGCGATCGGCGTCGTTTACGGCGACATCGGCACCAGCCCGCTCTACGCGATGAAGGAGGTGTTCGTCGGGCACCATCCGCTCGCGGTCGACCCACTGCACGTCTTCGGCGTCATCAGCCTCGTCTTTTGGTCGCTGATGCTGATCGTGACGCTCAAATACGTGCTGATCGTGCTGCGCGCCGACAACAATGGCGAGGGTGGCAGCCTCGCCTTGCTCGCACTGATCCAGCGGCGCTCGGGCGCGGGGAAGAAATGGGGGTCGAGCCTCGTCATCCTCGGCGTGCTCGCCACCGCCTTGTTCTTCGGCGATTGCATGATCACCCCGGCGATTTCGGTGCTGTCGGCGGTCGAGGGGTTGGCGACGGTCGAACAGGGCTTCGACTCGTTCGTGCTGCCGATTGCGGTGACGATCCTGATCGCGCTGTTCTACATGCAGTCGATCGGCACCGAGAAGGTCGGGCGGCTGTTCGGCCCGATCATGGCGGTCTATTTCGTGGTGCTGGCGGTGATGGGCATATCGCACATCATCCAGCGTCCCGACATTCTGTTCGCGCTCAACCCGATCTATGCGGTGCGCTTCGCGATGAACGACGGCGGGCTGGCGTTCCTCGCGCTCGGCTCGGTGGTGCTGGCGGTGACCGGTGCGGAGGCGCTTTATGCCGACATGGGGCATTTCGGTCGCCGCCCGATCGAGCTGGCATGGCTGGCGTTCGTCCTGCCGGCGTTGATGGTCAACTATCTGGGGCAGGGGGCATTGTTGCTCCAGAACCCGGCCGCCGCGGAAAATCCGTTCTTCCTGATGGCGCCCGAGAACTGGCGTCTCCCGCTCGTCATTCTCGCCACGATGGCGACGGTGATCGCCAGCCAGGCGGTCATTACCGGCGCCTATTCGGTCGTGCAGCAGGCGGTGCAGCTCGGGCTGATGCCCCGCATCCGCATCACCCACACCAGCGCGTCAGAGGCGGGGCAGATCTACATCCCCGCCGCCAATTGGGCGCTGATGGTGATGGTGCTGCTGCTCGTCTTCGGCTTCGGCGAATCGTCGAATCTCGCTGCCGCCTATGGCATTGCGGTGACGGGGACGATGTTCATCTCGACCTGCATGATCGGCGTGCTGATCCGCCGCGTGTGGCATTGGCCGCTCTGGGCAACCGCGCTGTTCGAGATCGTCTTCCTGTCGATCGACGGCCTGTATTTCGCGTCGAACCTCACCAAAGTGCCCGACGGCGGCTGGTTCCCGCTGCTGGTTGCGGTGATTGTCTTCGTGCTGCTCACCACCTGGTCGCAGGGGCGCAAGCTGATGATCGAACGGATGCGCGAGGCGGCGATGCCGATCAGGATCTTCATCGATTCGGCGGCGACCTCGGCGACGCGCGTCTCGGGCACCGCGGTGTTCATGACCTCGACCCCCGAGGGCGTGCCCCACGCCTTGCTCCACAATCTCAAGCACAATCGCGTCCTGCACGAACGCGTCATCCTGCTGACCGTGCGCGTCACCGACATGCCCTATTTTCCCGAGGAAGATCGGTTCCTCCACGAGGATCTGGGGCAGGGCTTCCACCGCGTCATCCTGCGCTATGGCTTCATGGAGGAGCCCGACGTGCCCGCGCATCTCAAGACCTTCGACGGCTGCGGCGCGGCGTTCCGGATGATGGACACCAGCTTCTTTCTCAGCCGCCAGACGTTGCTCGCCTCGGAGCGCCCCGGCATGGCGATCTGGCGCGAAAAATTGTTCAGCTGGATGCTGCGCAACGCGGAAAGCGCGATGGAGTTCTTCCGCCTGCCCACCAACCGCGTCGTGGAGCTGGGCAGCCAGATCGAGATTTGA
- a CDS encoding DUF3072 domain-containing protein, with translation MADTHNPKSEPFSNAEKDPDDWTTGDEPMTGAQASYLRTLSEEAGEAFDESLTKADASKRIDALQEQTGRGK, from the coding sequence ATGGCCGATACCCACAACCCGAAGAGCGAACCCTTTTCCAACGCCGAAAAGGACCCGGACGACTGGACCACCGGTGACGAGCCGATGACCGGGGCACAGGCGAGCTATCTGAGAACGTTGAGCGAAGAGGCCGGCGAGGCGTTCGACGAATCGCTGACCAAGGCCGATGCCTCCAAGCGGATCGACGCGCTTCAGGAACAGACCGGACGCGGCAAATAG
- the ccmE gene encoding cytochrome c maturation protein CcmE, giving the protein MTRKNQRLMLVLLGLGAIAAAALLALSGLRDQAAFFYAPADVAGNLPPPDKAVRLGGMVERGSIRRAADGVSIDFVVTDGKATTPVRFSGIAPDLFREGSGVVAEGHFRPDASFVATNLLAKHDEKYMPPQMAGKMHETRTLEEQR; this is encoded by the coding sequence GTGACGCGCAAGAATCAACGGCTGATGCTGGTGCTGCTCGGGCTCGGCGCGATCGCCGCGGCGGCGTTGCTGGCCTTGTCGGGGCTGCGCGATCAGGCGGCGTTCTTCTACGCGCCCGCCGACGTGGCAGGTAACCTGCCGCCGCCCGACAAGGCAGTCCGGCTCGGTGGCATGGTCGAGCGCGGCTCGATCAGGCGCGCGGCGGACGGCGTCTCGATCGACTTCGTCGTCACCGATGGCAAGGCGACCACGCCGGTGCGGTTCAGCGGAATCGCCCCGGACCTGTTCCGCGAAGGCTCCGGCGTGGTGGCGGAGGGCCATTTCCGCCCCGACGCCTCGTTCGTCGCCACCAACCTGCTCGCCAAGCATGACGAGAAATACATGCCGCCGCAGATGGCGGGTAAGATGCATGAAACCCGCACGCTCGAGGAGCAGCGCTGA
- the ccmD gene encoding heme exporter protein CcmD codes for MNPWPFVTGAYALTLIAAAALAWWSWRQMRDAEK; via the coding sequence ATGAACCCGTGGCCGTTCGTCACCGGCGCCTATGCGCTGACTCTCATTGCTGCCGCAGCGCTCGCGTGGTGGAGCTGGCGCCAGATGCGGGACGCCGAGAAGTGA